In a genomic window of Campylobacter concisus:
- a CDS encoding pyridoxamine 5'-phosphate oxidase family protein yields the protein MDERIVKFLKKMHLASVCVVDDEGQPYAFSAFYAFDEVNFSLFLASSDDSSHIKFLKNSKLVAGTVALDTKIVGKIEGVQFQGVMREAKKNEIEIYFKRFFYSKAMNPKIWSISLEKLKFTSNVLGFGKKIRWERSDKI from the coding sequence ATGGATGAGAGAATAGTTAAATTTTTAAAAAAGATGCACCTTGCTAGCGTTTGTGTCGTTGATGATGAGGGGCAGCCTTATGCTTTTAGCGCATTTTACGCCTTTGATGAGGTAAATTTTAGCCTTTTTCTAGCTAGCTCAGATGATAGCTCGCATATCAAATTTTTAAAAAACTCAAAGCTTGTTGCTGGTACGGTTGCTCTTGATACAAAGATCGTTGGCAAGATAGAGGGTGTGCAGTTTCAAGGAGTGATGAGAGAGGCCAAAAAAAATGAAATAGAAATTTATTTCAAAAGGTTTTTTTATTCAAAGGCAATGAATCCAAAAATTTGGTCTATAAGCCTTGAAAAACTAAAATTTACGAGTAATGTCCTTGGTTTTGGCAAAAAGATAAGGTGGGAAAGAAGCGATAAAATTTAG
- a CDS encoding L-arabinose ABC transporter, with amino-acid sequence MCCFGTRIFLLMLITVLSFVFAKLWPVLPVVCYYFILANLLSILMFSLFFKGLLPSFVKVNAIHYFSLIGGFLGAFLTMLIFKKVAKDKFNLVELIIFLIWIVILLFVVFKFQAILDIFRGI; translated from the coding sequence ATGTGTTGTTTTGGGACTAGGATCTTTTTGCTGATGCTTATCACTGTTTTAAGCTTCGTTTTTGCTAAGCTTTGGCCTGTTTTGCCAGTCGTTTGCTACTACTTTATACTCGCAAATTTGCTCTCAATTTTGATGTTTTCACTATTTTTTAAAGGGCTTTTGCCAAGCTTTGTAAAAGTAAATGCGATCCACTATTTCTCGCTCATTGGCGGCTTTTTAGGAGCATTTTTAACAATGCTTATTTTTAAAAAAGTAGCAAAGGATAAGTTTAACCTAGTTGAGCTCATCATCTTTTTGATCTGGATTGTTATATTGCTCTTTGTTGTCTTTAAATTTCAAGCCATTCTTGATATTTTTAGAGGAATTTAG
- the acpP gene encoding acyl carrier protein, which translates to MAVFEDVRDVVVEQLSVDPQAVKLESKIIEDLGADSLDVVELVMALEEKFEVEIPDSEAEKLISIQDVVNYIEKLGK; encoded by the coding sequence ATGGCAGTATTTGAAGACGTAAGAGACGTAGTTGTAGAGCAACTAAGCGTAGATCCACAAGCGGTAAAACTAGAGTCTAAAATCATTGAAGATTTAGGCGCTGATTCACTTGACGTTGTAGAGCTAGTTATGGCTTTAGAAGAGAAATTTGAAGTAGAAATTCCTGATAGTGAAGCAGAGAAATTAATAAGCATTCAAGACGTTGTAAATTATATAGAAAAACTAGGTAAATAA
- a CDS encoding EAL domain-containing protein — translation MWSICDALMVLNQDVLLRAHSSYAYLDVFFMLPMISILAGVSIFLYSKFVASQEKLAIVMDSISVFFLIVILIYGIFDEIDISSMINNGSNIVFLSIVAINFLILFITLSEIFTSSLLHIKISGFYLISASILFTMLNLFIFYSQISNVNFGHKIDFLYIVPFFFLMIGAFHLKAKNEYVTNTDKDISIGSKWLPIIIVLPLLLQEDLTSFSALISLFILVVNAIVNYYVKSSIASRKILDYERNIHREMEKSMHERTNELMLANLRLQDMSEKDYLTDLGNRNFIVNELEIMCKSISEDEEIVVYYINLSRFKSINTSYGHEIGDRILKLVAKRILEVCNRQEAIARISADEFIVLAKMEINSHTKRLNLGIALKDTIEKPIQIDRYHFGLKCIIGIDVATKNSTANPRNIIKNADMAMYYAKKNPALNPMVYSDKISNEMHLSSSIEIALKKANLQEDLHVYFQPIFDLKIEKMICAEVFLYWKSEKFGLMEASKFMKEVNVNSDILNDICSLLVSKTIEYVDRWQKEKLLIPKISINVAQIQSKSEKFVLDFISSLRSHYINPELFEIEFGEEIWTNNTKTLDKIFSILKENNIDVCIDNFGSGYTSFIYIRKYGVKRIKIASEFVAQASNSKIDAQIVSAIIDLAKAMKIKVGAKGVEKEEDIHFLKELDCNEVQGLFLSRPMSAEEFEDLVRQDPQMIAKV, via the coding sequence TTGTGGTCTATTTGCGATGCATTAATGGTGTTAAATCAAGATGTACTATTGCGTGCTCATAGTTCTTATGCGTATCTTGATGTGTTTTTTATGTTGCCGATGATATCTATTTTAGCTGGCGTTAGTATATTTTTGTATTCAAAATTTGTAGCCAGCCAAGAAAAACTAGCCATTGTTATGGATAGCATAAGTGTCTTTTTTTTAATAGTAATTTTAATATATGGTATTTTTGACGAAATAGATATTTCATCGATGATAAATAATGGATCAAATATCGTTTTTCTCTCTATTGTAGCCATAAATTTTCTTATACTTTTTATTACTTTAAGTGAGATTTTTACAAGTAGTTTGCTTCATATAAAAATTAGCGGCTTTTACCTTATATCGGCTAGCATTTTATTTACGATGCTAAATTTATTTATTTTTTATAGCCAGATCTCAAATGTAAATTTTGGCCATAAAATAGATTTTTTATATATCGTTCCTTTCTTTTTTTTGATGATAGGAGCTTTTCATTTAAAAGCTAAAAATGAATATGTTACAAATACCGATAAAGATATCTCAATAGGATCAAAATGGCTACCAATAATAATAGTTTTGCCTTTGCTGTTACAGGAAGATCTAACATCTTTTAGTGCACTTATCTCACTATTTATCTTGGTTGTAAATGCTATTGTTAATTACTACGTTAAAAGCTCTATTGCAAGTAGAAAAATATTAGATTATGAGAGAAATATTCATAGAGAGATGGAAAAGTCGATGCATGAGCGAACCAATGAACTTATGCTCGCAAATTTAAGACTTCAAGATATGTCCGAGAAAGACTATCTAACAGATCTTGGTAATAGAAATTTTATAGTAAATGAGCTTGAAATAATGTGCAAAAGTATCTCTGAAGATGAGGAAATCGTAGTTTATTATATAAATTTAAGCCGTTTTAAAAGCATAAATACATCTTACGGGCATGAAATAGGCGATAGAATTTTAAAGCTAGTTGCAAAAAGGATACTTGAAGTTTGCAATAGACAAGAGGCCATAGCAAGGATTAGCGCGGACGAATTTATCGTATTAGCAAAAATGGAGATAAATAGTCATACAAAACGCTTAAATCTTGGAATTGCCTTAAAAGATACTATTGAAAAGCCAATTCAAATAGATAGATATCACTTTGGACTTAAGTGTATAATAGGCATAGACGTAGCAACAAAAAATAGCACGGCAAATCCAAGAAATATTATAAAAAATGCAGATATGGCAATGTATTACGCCAAGAAAAATCCAGCTTTAAATCCTATGGTTTATAGCGATAAAATTAGCAATGAAATGCACCTAAGCTCAAGTATCGAGATCGCGCTTAAAAAAGCTAATTTGCAAGAAGACCTTCATGTATATTTTCAACCAATATTTGATCTAAAAATCGAAAAAATGATCTGCGCAGAGGTTTTTTTATATTGGAAATCAGAAAAATTTGGCTTGATGGAAGCAAGCAAATTTATGAAAGAGGTCAATGTAAATAGTGATATCTTAAACGATATTTGCTCGCTTTTAGTTTCAAAGACCATAGAGTATGTAGATAGATGGCAAAAAGAAAAACTCTTGATACCAAAAATAAGTATAAATGTTGCACAGATTCAAAGTAAATCAGAAAAATTTGTTTTAGATTTTATTTCTAGCTTACGCTCGCATTATATAAATCCAGAGCTTTTTGAAATAGAATTTGGCGAAGAAATATGGACAAATAACACTAAGACACTTGATAAAATTTTTTCTATTCTCAAAGAAAATAATATAGATGTTTGTATAGATAATTTTGGCTCTGGATATACTTCATTTATTTATATTAGAAAGTACGGTGTTAAGCGTATAAAAATAGCGAGTGAATTTGTTGCTCAAGCATCAAATAGCAAAATAGATGCACAAATCGTATCTGCAATTATTGATTTAGCAAAGGCAATGAAGATAAAAGTTGGCGCAAAAGGCGTAGAAAAAGAAGAAGATATTCATTTCTTAAAAGAGCTTGATTGTAACGAAGTTCAAGGACTTTTCTTATCTCGTCCTATGAGTGCAGAAGAATTTGAAGACCTTGTAAGACAAGATCCTCAAATGATAGCTAAAGTTTAA
- a CDS encoding putative bifunctional diguanylate cyclase/phosphodiesterase has product MFCTSFIAFFSLKFSKRRLSILLCLIALIVISTYDVFTTTMDFWIDEISFFGYDIVFKSSFFMLFVAALHLREGEANLKFRALRNDFDKILIQKLFVFAVFLTIMILYSWKINLTWLFSILVTLLAYGALSYTFSNVRKMDILIKREIHIKKVLNNQIESKVKELEETNRHLQRISKYDYLTNALNRQYFIARLEEMIKSKALGEKIDIYSIDINHFKAINDSYGHYIGDDVIAKFALNIESILPPNDSLFARSGGDDFIVVVKQNENVHCREFLRYLLKAISEPIVIDDYKIVLDAKIGISSTQTSEILADDFIMQSEAALEAAKKDASEKYVFYSDIKSIIQDRNYIEILLNSISFDEEFELKFQPQYLIEGKKIVGAEALVRWNSPIKGPVDQSKFIPIAEQSSIINAIGKWVAKNAIKQMAFWNEKYNTNLKIGINISPKQIDNINFASKFLSYIDRYGIDPSCVDVEITEASLVNAEEMMQSALSDLSNRGICISIDDFGTGFSSMNYIKKYPMGRLKIAKELIDNIAKNDIDKDVVKSVIALAKNVELKTIAEGVEDETQLEILRELGCDEVQGYLWGKPMSAEDFEKLIISAI; this is encoded by the coding sequence ATGTTTTGTACTTCATTTATTGCATTTTTTTCACTTAAATTTTCAAAAAGAAGACTATCTATACTTTTATGCTTGATAGCGCTTATTGTAATAAGCACTTATGATGTTTTTACCACTACAATGGATTTTTGGATAGATGAAATATCCTTTTTTGGATACGACATTGTATTTAAGAGTTCATTTTTTATGTTGTTTGTTGCTGCGCTTCATTTAAGAGAGGGTGAGGCAAATCTAAAATTTAGGGCGCTCAGAAACGATTTTGATAAAATTTTAATACAAAAGCTATTTGTTTTCGCCGTATTTTTAACGATCATGATCTTGTACTCTTGGAAGATAAATTTGACATGGTTATTTTCTATTTTAGTTACTTTGCTTGCATACGGGGCATTATCTTATACATTTTCTAATGTTAGAAAGATGGATATTTTAATTAAACGTGAAATACATATCAAAAAAGTGTTAAATAATCAGATAGAAAGTAAAGTAAAAGAGCTTGAAGAGACAAATAGGCACCTACAAAGGATCAGTAAATATGATTATTTGACAAATGCTCTAAATCGCCAGTATTTTATCGCAAGGCTTGAAGAGATGATAAAGTCAAAGGCACTTGGCGAAAAGATAGATATTTATAGTATTGATATAAACCATTTTAAGGCAATAAATGACTCGTATGGGCATTATATCGGCGATGATGTAATAGCAAAGTTTGCTTTAAATATTGAGTCAATATTGCCACCAAACGATTCCTTATTTGCAAGATCTGGCGGCGATGACTTCATCGTTGTTGTCAAGCAAAACGAAAATGTACATTGCAGGGAATTTTTACGCTATCTACTAAAAGCTATTTCAGAGCCAATAGTTATAGATGATTATAAAATTGTACTTGATGCGAAAATAGGGATTAGCTCGACACAAACCAGTGAAATTTTGGCTGATGATTTTATCATGCAATCAGAAGCAGCACTAGAAGCAGCAAAGAAAGATGCATCTGAAAAGTATGTTTTTTATAGTGATATAAAAAGCATTATTCAGGATAGAAACTACATAGAAATATTGCTAAATAGCATAAGCTTTGATGAAGAATTTGAGCTAAAATTTCAGCCCCAATATCTAATAGAAGGTAAAAAAATAGTAGGAGCAGAGGCTCTTGTTAGGTGGAACTCTCCTATAAAAGGTCCGGTAGATCAATCAAAATTTATCCCAATAGCCGAACAAAGCTCTATTATCAATGCGATAGGAAAATGGGTAGCAAAAAATGCTATAAAACAAATGGCCTTTTGGAATGAGAAATATAATACAAACCTAAAAATAGGCATAAATATCTCGCCAAAACAGATTGATAATATAAATTTTGCATCTAAATTTTTAAGCTATATAGATAGATACGGCATCGATCCATCTTGTGTAGATGTTGAGATCACTGAGGCCAGCCTTGTCAATGCCGAAGAGATGATGCAAAGTGCGTTATCTGATCTTTCTAATAGAGGAATTTGCATCTCCATAGATGATTTTGGTACCGGTTTTTCATCGATGAATTACATCAAAAAATATCCTATGGGTCGCCTAAAGATCGCTAAAGAGCTGATAGATAATATTGCTAAAAATGATATAGATAAAGACGTAGTAAAAAGCGTTATAGCTTTAGCTAAAAATGTGGAGCTAAAGACTATTGCTGAAGGCGTCGAAGATGAAACCCAGCTTGAAATTTTAAGAGAGCTTGGATGCGATGAGGTGCAAGGGTATCTTTGGGGCAAGCCAATGAGTGCAGAGGATTTTGAAAAGCTTATAATAAGCGCTATTTAA
- the accA gene encoding acetyl-CoA carboxylase carboxyl transferase subunit alpha, producing MSNYLDFEKSIKQIDEDIANAKIRGDEHAVEILNKNLSKEISKIYKNLNEYQRLQLARHPDRPYSIDYINAFLIDGYEIHGDRAFRDDPAIVCYIGYIGGKKTVVIGEQKGRGTKNKLRRNFGMPHPEGYRKALRVAKMAEKFNLPILFLIDTPGAYPGVGAEERGQSEAIARNLFEFANLKTPIIAVVIGEGGSGGALAIGVADRLAMMKNSVFSVISPEGCAAILWNDPAKQEQATKSMKITADDLKSLSLIDAVIDEPINGAHRDKEGAAKVLANYFISELAELEKLDINDLVAKRIEKILSIGAFEE from the coding sequence ATGTCAAATTATTTAGATTTTGAAAAAAGCATAAAGCAAATTGATGAAGATATAGCAAATGCTAAGATCAGAGGCGATGAACATGCTGTTGAAATTTTAAATAAGAATTTATCTAAAGAGATATCAAAAATATATAAAAATTTAAACGAATATCAACGTTTGCAACTTGCTCGTCATCCAGATAGACCATATTCTATTGATTATATTAATGCGTTTTTGATTGATGGATATGAGATTCATGGAGATAGAGCATTTAGAGATGATCCAGCGATAGTTTGCTACATCGGCTATATCGGAGGCAAAAAGACTGTCGTTATAGGCGAGCAAAAAGGCCGTGGCACTAAAAACAAATTAAGAAGAAATTTTGGTATGCCTCATCCTGAGGGTTATCGCAAAGCTCTTAGAGTTGCAAAAATGGCTGAGAAATTTAATCTACCCATTTTATTTCTCATAGACACTCCAGGCGCATATCCAGGTGTTGGAGCTGAAGAGCGAGGACAAAGTGAAGCTATAGCTAGAAATTTGTTTGAGTTTGCAAATTTAAAAACTCCAATAATTGCTGTTGTCATAGGCGAAGGTGGAAGTGGTGGTGCTTTAGCTATAGGCGTGGCTGATAGACTTGCTATGATGAAAAATTCTGTGTTTTCAGTTATCTCTCCAGAAGGCTGTGCAGCAATACTTTGGAATGACCCAGCTAAACAGGAACAAGCTACAAAATCTATGAAAATAACAGCTGATGATTTAAAAAGTCTATCACTGATTGATGCTGTTATAGATGAACCGATAAATGGAGCTCATAGAGACAAAGAAGGTGCTGCAAAAGTACTTGCAAATTATTTTATTTCAGAGCTAGCTGAGCTTGAAAAGCTTGATATAAATGATCTTGTAGCAAAAAGAATAGAAAAAATTCTCTCTATCGGAGCATTTGAAGAATAA
- a CDS encoding beta-ketoacyl-ACP synthase II, whose protein sequence is MKRVVVTGIGMINALGLDKESSFKAICEGKTGVKEITSFDVSDFPVKIAAEITDFDPNSILDGKEVKKVDRFIQLGIKASNEAMADANFKEFDAHKFGVSSAAGIGGLPNIEKNSITYFEKGVKRISPFFIPSALVNMLGGIVSINHGLKGPNLSSVTACAASTHAISQAAKCIMIGQATNMLVIGAESTICGVGIGGFAAMKALSTRNDEPSKASRPFDANRDGFVMGEGAGALVLEEYESAIARGAKIYAEVVGFGESGDAHHITSPTLEGPLSAMKQALDMAKGVKIDYVNAHGTSTPVNDKNETAALKAVFGDKCPPVSSTKGQTGHCLGGAGAIEAVISIMAMRDGIIPPTINYETPDPECDLDYVPNKARKADIKAVMSNSFGFGGTNGVVIFKKLD, encoded by the coding sequence TTGAAACGAGTCGTTGTAACTGGTATAGGCATGATAAACGCACTTGGTCTTGACAAAGAGAGTTCTTTTAAGGCTATTTGCGAGGGTAAAACAGGTGTGAAAGAGATCACAAGCTTTGATGTAAGTGACTTTCCTGTTAAAATTGCTGCCGAGATAACTGATTTTGATCCAAATAGTATTTTGGACGGCAAAGAGGTGAAAAAAGTAGATCGTTTCATACAGCTTGGCATAAAAGCATCTAATGAAGCTATGGCTGATGCAAATTTTAAAGAGTTTGATGCTCATAAATTTGGCGTTAGTTCAGCAGCTGGTATAGGTGGCTTGCCAAATATTGAGAAAAATTCAATTACATATTTTGAAAAAGGTGTAAAGCGAATTTCGCCATTTTTCATTCCATCAGCACTTGTAAATATGCTAGGTGGAATAGTTTCAATAAATCATGGGCTAAAAGGTCCAAATTTATCTAGTGTAACAGCTTGTGCGGCAAGTACTCATGCAATATCTCAAGCAGCAAAATGCATTATGATCGGTCAAGCGACAAATATGTTAGTTATCGGTGCTGAGTCTACTATTTGTGGTGTAGGCATAGGTGGCTTTGCAGCAATGAAAGCTCTCTCAACTAGAAATGATGAACCAAGTAAGGCGTCAAGGCCATTTGACGCAAATCGTGATGGTTTTGTAATGGGTGAAGGAGCTGGCGCGCTTGTACTTGAAGAGTATGAGTCGGCTATTGCAAGAGGTGCTAAAATTTATGCTGAAGTGGTTGGATTTGGTGAGAGCGGAGATGCACACCATATCACATCACCAACACTTGAAGGCCCATTAAGTGCGATGAAACAAGCACTTGATATGGCAAAAGGTGTAAAGATAGATTATGTAAATGCGCATGGTACTTCAACACCTGTAAATGATAAGAATGAGACTGCGGCACTAAAAGCAGTTTTTGGTGATAAATGTCCACCAGTTAGCTCAACAAAAGGTCAAACCGGACACTGTCTAGGTGGTGCTGGTGCGATCGAGGCTGTTATATCTATAATGGCAATGAGAGACGGCATTATCCCTCCAACAATAAACTACGAAACTCCTGATCCAGAGTGTGATCTAGACTATGTTCCAAATAAAGCTAGAAAAGCTGATATAAAGGCTGTTATGAGCAATTCGTTTGGCTTTGGCGGCACGAATGGCGTCGTGATATTTAAAAAGTTGGATTAA
- a CDS encoding EI24 domain-containing protein, whose product MINLLRLGFKDFFTAKFIALSILPLLLSIVCLAWLSIWGGGEIFDLLSDSAKNENFTFLEANSALSFIAIKILSFSATKWIVSILFYILSTFLTIIVSIVIALIVAGFLTPVVTKEINKRHYNYVLKSEVSTARVLKVMTVEIMKFLGILLVCLPLLFVPVLNFFIINVPFFYIYYKLLLIDVGSNTLDSDKFELALLEGGGIKFIAFALLFYLISLVPLVGLFFQLYFVIVLSHLFFEREALIKI is encoded by the coding sequence ATGATAAATCTTCTTCGCCTTGGCTTTAAAGATTTTTTTACAGCCAAATTTATAGCGCTATCCATCTTGCCGCTTCTCCTTAGCATCGTCTGCCTAGCTTGGCTTAGCATCTGGGGCGGCGGTGAGATATTTGATCTTTTAAGTGATAGCGCTAAAAATGAAAATTTTACCTTTTTAGAGGCAAACTCGGCGCTCTCTTTTATCGCTATTAAAATTTTAAGCTTTAGTGCCACAAAGTGGATAGTTAGTATACTTTTTTATATTCTGAGCACCTTTTTAACGATCATTGTTAGCATCGTGATTGCTCTAATCGTAGCTGGCTTTTTAACTCCAGTTGTTACTAAAGAGATAAACAAAAGGCACTACAACTACGTGCTTAAAAGCGAGGTTAGCACAGCTAGAGTGCTAAAGGTGATGACGGTTGAGATCATGAAATTTCTTGGGATATTGCTCGTTTGCCTACCGCTTTTATTTGTACCAGTATTAAATTTTTTCATCATAAATGTACCGTTTTTTTATATCTACTACAAACTTTTACTGATAGACGTTGGCTCAAACACTCTTGATAGTGATAAATTTGAGCTAGCACTGCTTGAAGGTGGCGGGATAAAATTTATAGCTTTTGCGCTTTTGTTTTATCTCATCTCGCTTGTGCCGCTTGTTGGGCTATTTTTTCAGCTTTATTTTGTGATAGTTTTGTCGCACCTCTTTTTTGAGAGAGAGGCACTTATAAAAATTTAG
- the fabG gene encoding 3-oxoacyl-ACP reductase FabG has translation MKFSGKNVLITGASRGIGAQIAKTLANMGLKVWINYRSKPEIADALQAEIEQNGGKAAVIKFDATDEDEFIKGINLIVDSDGELSYLVNNAGITNDKLALRMKTSEFTDVINANLTSAFIGCREALKVMSKKRFGAVVNVASIVGEMGNAGQVNYSASKGGLIAMSKSFAKEGASRNIRFNSVTPGFIETDMTHGLSDDVKKTYSDNIPLKRFGSASEVAESVAFLLSNHASYVTGETLKINGGLYM, from the coding sequence ATGAAATTTAGCGGAAAAAACGTGCTAATAACAGGTGCAAGCAGAGGTATCGGTGCACAGATCGCAAAGACGCTTGCAAATATGGGCTTAAAGGTGTGGATAAACTACCGTTCAAAGCCTGAGATAGCAGACGCTTTGCAGGCTGAGATCGAGCAAAATGGTGGCAAGGCTGCGGTGATAAAATTTGACGCGACAGACGAAGATGAGTTTATAAAAGGTATAAATTTGATAGTCGATAGCGACGGCGAGCTAAGCTACCTTGTAAATAACGCTGGCATTACAAACGACAAGCTAGCACTTCGCATGAAAACTAGCGAATTTACAGATGTAATAAATGCAAATTTAACTTCAGCTTTCATAGGATGTAGAGAGGCTTTAAAAGTGATGAGCAAAAAGCGCTTTGGAGCGGTCGTAAACGTCGCATCTATCGTTGGCGAGATGGGAAATGCTGGACAGGTGAATTATTCAGCCAGCAAGGGCGGACTGATCGCTATGAGTAAGAGCTTTGCAAAAGAGGGTGCAAGCAGAAATATCCGCTTTAACAGCGTAACCCCAGGCTTTATCGAGACTGATATGACGCATGGGCTAAGCGATGATGTAAAGAAAACTTATAGTGATAACATCCCGTTAAAACGTTTCGGCAGTGCTAGTGAAGTAGCTGAGTCAGTGGCGTTTTTACTAAGTAATCATGCAAGCTACGTAACTGGTGAGACGCTTAAAATAAATGGCGGACTTTATATGTAG
- a CDS encoding ATP/GTP-binding protein, whose protein sequence is MQTNFYSQGSYNNMSFSMKTSSGDEISFSMYDNKSLEFSSQKNGTSSQRSLTLTHEYGYEFLYKGNGIDEQDMKEIEEAMKQIRPQVDEFMKNVKEGDKIAGSSQSISDLSNKIKQMLPDAKDLNHKNFINDNMLKMFDELLAQNNANKNLLSATKRLFDTLLDESNKVSYYA, encoded by the coding sequence ATGCAAACAAATTTTTACTCTCAAGGAAGCTACAACAACATGAGCTTTTCGATGAAAACTAGCTCAGGCGATGAGATAAGCTTTTCGATGTATGACAACAAAAGTTTGGAGTTTTCAAGCCAAAAAAATGGTACTTCAAGCCAAAGAAGCCTTACTCTCACGCACGAATACGGCTATGAGTTTTTATATAAAGGAAACGGCATAGACGAGCAAGATATGAAAGAGATCGAAGAAGCGATGAAGCAAATTCGCCCACAAGTTGATGAATTTATGAAAAACGTCAAAGAGGGCGACAAGATCGCTGGCAGCAGCCAAAGCATAAGTGATCTTTCAAACAAGATCAAGCAAATGCTACCTGACGCAAAAGATCTAAATCATAAAAATTTCATAAATGACAATATGTTAAAGATGTTTGACGAACTTCTAGCTCAAAATAATGCGAACAAAAATCTACTAAGTGCCACAAAAAGGCTATTTGATACATTGCTTGATGAAAGCAACAAAGTATCTTACTATGCGTAA
- the dut gene encoding dUTPase, with protein sequence MNERTIILEMLKMQQSLNDETNGLGWENGYTNKNKLISWRRCIYMECAELIDSFAWKHWKSIDAKTDEQNLRIEVVDIWHFIMSLALQIYKSKQLGDIETLADDICQSSGFSEFCKEPLRIEDESIYEIMNDVEMLIHECSGFDYDIFDILKIYFSMSLKCGVNLYSLYECYIAKNVLNRFRQNNGYKEGSYKKNWNGREDNEVMSEILSNGVSKIDEIYAALEHEYKKVK encoded by the coding sequence ATGAATGAAAGAACGATTATTTTAGAGATGTTAAAGATGCAGCAAAGCCTAAATGATGAGACGAATGGGCTTGGCTGGGAAAATGGTTATACTAATAAAAATAAATTAATCAGCTGGAGGCGCTGCATATATATGGAGTGCGCTGAGCTGATTGATAGCTTTGCGTGGAAGCATTGGAAGAGTATTGATGCAAAGACTGATGAGCAAAATTTACGCATAGAAGTTGTTGATATTTGGCACTTTATTATGAGCCTAGCTTTGCAAATTTATAAATCAAAACAGCTTGGAGATATAGAAACTTTAGCTGATGATATTTGTCAATCAAGCGGTTTTAGCGAGTTTTGCAAAGAGCCATTAAGGATCGAAGACGAGAGCATTTATGAGATAATGAATGACGTTGAAATGCTCATACATGAGTGCAGCGGGTTTGACTACGATATATTTGATATTTTAAAAATTTACTTCTCTATGTCTTTAAAATGCGGCGTAAATTTATACTCACTTTATGAGTGCTACATCGCTAAAAACGTGCTAAATCGCTTCCGTCAAAATAATGGCTACAAAGAAGGCAGCTATAAGAAAAATTGGAACGGACGCGAAGATAATGAAGTGATGAGCGAAATTTTGTCAAATGGTGTTAGTAAGATAGATGAAATTTACGCAGCACTTGAGCATGAATACAAAAAGGTGAAATGA